In Nocardioides cavernae, a single genomic region encodes these proteins:
- a CDS encoding adenylate/guanylate cyclase domain-containing protein, whose translation MTGQTVLAVDDQQTNLRLLDAVLSPRGYDVLTATSGQEALDLLRSSPVDVVLLDVQMPGMDGCEVCRRIRQDPRTEFLPVVMITAGGGAQRLEGLEAGADDFITKPFDQSELLARVRSLARIKGYHDTVRRQAAELAAWNRELEERVTAQVEEIERMGRLRRFLSPQLADVVVNDEGLLASHRREIVVVFCDFRGFTSFAEASEPEEVMHVLGEFHLALGARIEDHGGTLERFTGDGVMVFFNDPVPVPDAAGAAIAMSLAVREDVRRLATGWARRGHDLSLGIGVAQGFATLGRIGYPGRSDYAAIGSVTNLAARLCSDAGPWQVLVTDRVLAQVEEKVAADVVGDVQPKGFSRPVRVHDVLPGTIGR comes from the coding sequence GTGACCGGGCAGACCGTGCTCGCGGTGGACGACCAGCAGACCAACCTCCGCCTCCTCGACGCGGTGCTCTCGCCCCGGGGCTACGACGTGCTGACGGCGACGAGCGGGCAGGAGGCGCTCGACCTCCTCCGGTCGTCCCCGGTCGACGTGGTCCTCCTCGACGTGCAGATGCCGGGCATGGACGGCTGTGAGGTCTGCCGTCGGATCCGGCAGGACCCCCGTACCGAGTTCCTGCCGGTCGTGATGATCACCGCCGGCGGTGGCGCCCAGCGGCTGGAGGGGCTCGAGGCCGGGGCTGACGACTTCATCACCAAGCCCTTCGACCAGTCCGAGCTGCTGGCCAGGGTGCGGTCCCTCGCGCGGATCAAGGGCTACCACGACACCGTGCGCAGGCAGGCCGCCGAGCTCGCCGCATGGAACCGCGAGCTCGAGGAACGGGTGACCGCGCAGGTGGAGGAGATCGAGCGCATGGGTCGGCTGCGCCGCTTCCTGTCGCCGCAGCTGGCCGACGTCGTCGTCAACGACGAAGGTCTCCTGGCCAGCCACCGCCGCGAGATCGTCGTGGTCTTCTGCGACTTCCGCGGCTTCACGTCCTTCGCCGAAGCCTCCGAGCCGGAGGAGGTGATGCACGTGCTCGGCGAGTTCCACCTGGCGCTGGGGGCACGCATCGAGGATCACGGCGGGACGCTCGAGCGCTTCACCGGCGACGGCGTGATGGTCTTCTTCAACGATCCCGTGCCTGTGCCCGACGCGGCCGGTGCGGCGATCGCGATGTCGCTGGCCGTCCGCGAGGACGTACGACGCCTCGCCACGGGCTGGGCGCGTCGGGGCCACGACCTGTCGTTGGGGATCGGCGTCGCGCAGGGCTTCGCGACGCTGGGCCGGATCGGGTATCCCGGTCGCTCGGACTACGCGGCGATCGGGAGCGTCACCAACCTGGCGGCTCGCCTCTGCTCCGACGCGGGCCCGTGGCAGGTGCTGGTCACCGACCGCGTGCTGGCGCAGGTCGAGGAGAAGGTGGCGGCGGACGTCGTGGGCGACGTGCAGCCGAAGGGTTTCAGCCGACCCGTACGGGTGCACGACGTGCTGCCGGGGACGATCGGGAGGTAG
- a CDS encoding peptide ligase PGM1-related protein, whose product MDASTTLADLDEEERYAAFDLLQQRLPQVWDAIQRDRPEESAVVVPSVSLEGTTATSGTLMQAMEERALFQLLLLRQPMLRLVYVTSSPIADEIVDYYLSLLPGVIPSNARRRLFLVSVGDASARPLSQKVLERPRVLHRIRDLVPDRSASHLIPYTTTELERDVAISLGIPMYGADPRLAPLGSKSGCRRLFSDVGVRAPAGAEGLRSVDDLAAAVAPMRADLPSLTEVIVKINEGVSGSGNALVDLSGLPTPGDPDEASAVRARIHSLQPEASGLGVDEFLAGFERLGGVVEERITGTALTSPSVQMRVLPDRTVELLSTHDQLLGGASGQKYLGCVFPADPAYSRLISDPAMAVGRDLAERGVMGRFAVDFVTVRDAADDWTAYAIELNLRKGGTTHPFLTLQYLVGGQYHGDEGLYRAASGSAKFLVATDHLEDERLMALTPRDVFDVVARRRLHFDHSRKTGVVFHMISCVTECGRLGMTAIGDSPEQAWDTYQDATKALLEEAELACTPGMLPR is encoded by the coding sequence ATGGACGCGTCGACGACGCTGGCGGACCTGGACGAGGAGGAGCGCTACGCCGCCTTCGACCTCCTCCAGCAACGGCTGCCTCAGGTGTGGGACGCCATACAGCGTGACCGGCCCGAGGAGTCGGCGGTCGTGGTGCCGTCCGTCAGCCTCGAGGGAACGACGGCGACGAGCGGGACGCTCATGCAGGCGATGGAGGAGCGCGCGCTGTTCCAGCTGCTGCTGCTGCGACAACCGATGCTGCGGCTCGTCTACGTCACGTCCTCACCCATCGCCGACGAGATCGTCGACTACTACCTCAGCCTGCTGCCCGGGGTGATCCCCAGCAACGCCCGCCGGCGGCTCTTCCTGGTGTCGGTCGGCGACGCGTCGGCGCGGCCGCTGAGCCAGAAGGTGCTGGAGCGGCCCCGCGTGCTTCACCGGATCCGCGACCTGGTCCCCGACCGGTCCGCCAGCCACCTGATTCCCTACACGACCACGGAGCTCGAGCGCGACGTCGCGATCAGCCTCGGCATCCCGATGTACGGCGCGGACCCGCGCCTCGCGCCGCTGGGCAGCAAGTCCGGGTGCCGCCGGCTGTTCAGTGACGTCGGCGTCCGCGCGCCGGCGGGGGCCGAGGGCCTCCGGTCGGTGGACGACCTCGCGGCCGCGGTGGCGCCGATGCGGGCCGACCTGCCGTCCTTGACGGAGGTGATCGTGAAGATCAACGAGGGCGTGTCCGGGTCGGGCAACGCGCTCGTCGACCTGTCGGGGCTGCCGACGCCGGGCGACCCCGACGAGGCGTCCGCGGTGCGCGCCCGGATCCACAGCTTGCAGCCAGAGGCCTCTGGCCTCGGCGTGGACGAGTTCCTCGCAGGGTTCGAGCGTCTCGGAGGGGTGGTGGAGGAGCGGATCACCGGGACGGCGCTGACCAGCCCCAGCGTGCAGATGCGGGTCCTGCCGGACCGCACCGTCGAGCTGCTGTCGACCCACGACCAGCTGCTCGGCGGAGCGAGCGGGCAGAAGTACCTGGGGTGCGTGTTCCCGGCCGACCCGGCGTACTCCCGCCTGATCTCCGACCCCGCGATGGCCGTCGGTCGCGACCTCGCCGAGCGTGGCGTGATGGGTCGGTTCGCCGTCGACTTCGTCACGGTCCGCGACGCCGCGGACGACTGGACGGCCTACGCGATCGAGCTCAACCTGCGCAAGGGCGGCACCACCCACCCCTTCCTCACCCTGCAGTACCTGGTCGGTGGCCAGTACCACGGCGACGAGGGGCTCTACCGTGCGGCCTCGGGGTCCGCGAAGTTCCTCGTTGCGACCGACCACCTCGAGGACGAACGCCTGATGGCGCTCACCCCGCGCGACGTGTTCGACGTGGTGGCACGCCGGCGACTGCACTTCGACCACTCGCGCAAGACCGGTGTCGTCTTCCACATGATCAGCTGCGTGACCGAGTGCGGGCGGCTCGGCATGACGGCGATCGGCGACAGCCCCGAGCAGGCCTGGGACACCTACCAGGACGCCACGAAGGCGCTGCTGGAGGAGGCCGAGCTGGCGTGCACGCCGGGGATGCTCCCCAGGTGA
- a CDS encoding histone deacetylase codes for MTGGGPFVWYAAYGTNLSTVRLGCYLSGGRPSGAERRYDGCRDPSPPRDVRPVELRGRLTFAGESSVWGGGMAFFTSDAGGVVHARAYLLRLEQLGDLVAQEVRQPVGADLVLAPDRRPTRHGLSRTYDVLLDVGELDGHRMLTLTGSSVPPAHAPSASYVRTMLEGLADGFGLDADARVAYLASADGVALRWTVPTLRRMLPA; via the coding sequence GTGACGGGCGGCGGGCCGTTCGTCTGGTACGCCGCCTACGGGACGAACCTGTCGACGGTCCGGCTGGGCTGCTACCTCTCCGGTGGACGTCCTTCGGGAGCCGAGCGCCGCTACGACGGATGCCGCGACCCCTCTCCGCCACGGGACGTCCGACCCGTCGAGCTGCGTGGCCGCCTCACCTTCGCCGGTGAGTCGAGCGTGTGGGGAGGTGGCATGGCGTTCTTCACCAGCGACGCCGGCGGAGTGGTCCACGCGCGTGCCTACCTGCTGCGCCTCGAGCAGCTCGGCGACCTCGTCGCGCAGGAGGTGCGGCAGCCGGTGGGCGCGGACCTCGTGCTCGCGCCCGACAGGCGCCCGACCCGTCACGGGCTCTCGCGGACGTACGACGTCCTGCTCGACGTCGGTGAGCTCGACGGGCACCGCATGCTCACCCTCACCGGCTCGAGCGTCCCGCCGGCCCACGCCCCGTCGGCGTCGTACGTCCGCACGATGCTCGAGGGCCTGGCCGACGGGTTCGGGCTCGACGCGGACGCCCGGGTCGCCTACCTCGCGAGCGCCGACGGGGTCGCTCTCCGCTGGACCGTGCCGACGCTCCGTCGAATGTTGCCCGCGTGA
- a CDS encoding family 43 glycosylhydrolase, whose amino-acid sequence MPNRGAARLLVLLLAATVLSIAGPASADEWVPRPVLNVDFPDPAVVAAPGGLVAYATGDLVPHAWSRQPDGPWRRGPGLLTHKPSWSREGGVWAVDVARVRGQWLLYYATPVKGMGEHGRCIGVARSRAARGPFRPVGSAPLVCPSYAGTPTAQDPLLPRDPTLPRAGVIDPSYFRDADGSSYLLYKTDRIPSTVRVVALTRDGQSVQTGATSVELLRAEGVLENPVLTLRPEGYVLLASEGDWTRCGYRTTWRRSTALLDWTAAVGGVFLDTTTTGLCGPGGADLVERKDGELTAYLHGWTCRDTVLPCAGTGKWDHKPGQRGRRALYAAELGWLDGVPQVTRWLRAR is encoded by the coding sequence GTGCCGAACCGAGGAGCAGCGCGCCTGCTCGTGCTGCTGCTCGCCGCGACCGTGCTGTCGATCGCCGGTCCCGCGTCCGCCGACGAGTGGGTGCCGCGCCCCGTGCTCAACGTCGACTTCCCCGATCCGGCGGTCGTGGCCGCGCCCGGCGGCCTGGTCGCCTACGCCACCGGGGACCTCGTCCCACACGCCTGGTCGCGGCAGCCCGACGGGCCGTGGCGGCGCGGGCCGGGCCTGCTGACGCACAAGCCGTCCTGGTCGCGCGAGGGCGGCGTGTGGGCGGTCGACGTGGCGCGGGTCCGCGGCCAGTGGCTCCTCTACTACGCGACCCCGGTGAAGGGGATGGGCGAGCACGGACGCTGCATCGGCGTCGCGCGTTCGCGTGCCGCGCGCGGGCCGTTCCGGCCGGTCGGCAGTGCTCCGCTCGTGTGCCCGTCGTACGCCGGCACGCCCACCGCGCAGGACCCGCTGCTGCCGCGCGACCCGACGCTCCCGCGCGCCGGGGTGATCGACCCGTCCTACTTCCGCGACGCCGACGGGTCGTCGTACCTCCTCTACAAGACCGACCGGATCCCGTCCACCGTGCGCGTCGTGGCCCTGACCCGCGACGGCCAGTCGGTGCAGACCGGCGCGACCAGCGTGGAGCTGCTCCGGGCCGAGGGCGTCCTGGAGAACCCGGTGCTGACCCTGCGGCCCGAGGGCTACGTGCTGCTGGCCTCCGAGGGCGACTGGACCCGCTGCGGCTACCGGACGACGTGGCGCCGCTCGACCGCCCTGCTCGACTGGACGGCAGCTGTCGGCGGGGTCTTCCTCGACACCACGACCACCGGTCTGTGCGGCCCGGGTGGTGCCGACCTGGTGGAGCGGAAGGACGGCGAGCTGACGGCGTACCTGCACGGCTGGACCTGCCGCGACACCGTGCTCCCCTGCGCGGGCACCGGCAAGTGGGACCACAAGCCCGGTCAGCGAGGGCGGCGGGCGCTGTACGCCGCAGAGCTGGGCTGGCTCGACGGTGTGCCGCAGGTCACCCGCTGGCTCCGCGCCCGCTGA
- a CDS encoding thioesterase family protein encodes MASEWDTHTSLTAAGDGLFGADLDPGWVVGGGVNGGYLLGVLGRAIAEAVPAKPHPLAVSAYYLSASRPGPAQVSTRVLREGGSVATVAAELGQEGATRITALATYGDLRAMPSDVGTTAEEPSLPPIEECVPASLAPEDVRRMAPLLGRFDMRFDPACVGWAMGAPSGNGHIQAWFRMADGHDVDPVGLLMVCDALPPVTFDLGRPGWAPTLELTVHVRAVPAPGWLKVSHRTRNVAGGMFEEDCEVWDSAGRLVAQSRQLAMQPRA; translated from the coding sequence ATGGCTTCCGAGTGGGACACCCACACCTCCCTGACCGCGGCCGGAGACGGCCTCTTCGGCGCCGACCTCGACCCCGGCTGGGTGGTCGGCGGTGGCGTCAACGGCGGCTACCTCCTCGGCGTCCTCGGCAGGGCGATCGCCGAGGCCGTGCCGGCCAAGCCGCACCCGCTGGCGGTCAGCGCCTACTACCTCTCCGCCTCGCGGCCCGGGCCCGCGCAGGTCTCCACGCGCGTGCTGCGCGAGGGCGGCTCGGTCGCGACCGTGGCGGCCGAGCTCGGCCAGGAGGGCGCCACCCGGATCACCGCCCTGGCGACGTACGGCGACCTGCGGGCGATGCCGTCCGACGTGGGCACCACCGCCGAGGAGCCCAGCCTGCCGCCGATCGAGGAGTGTGTCCCGGCGTCCCTCGCCCCCGAGGACGTGCGCCGGATGGCGCCGCTGCTGGGACGCTTCGACATGCGCTTCGACCCGGCCTGCGTGGGGTGGGCGATGGGCGCCCCGAGCGGCAACGGCCACATCCAGGCGTGGTTCCGGATGGCCGACGGCCACGACGTCGACCCCGTCGGTCTGCTCATGGTGTGCGACGCCCTGCCGCCGGTCACCTTCGACCTCGGCCGCCCCGGCTGGGCCCCGACCCTCGAGCTCACCGTCCACGTCCGGGCCGTCCCCGCGCCGGGGTGGTTGAAGGTCTCGCACCGCACCCGCAACGTCGCCGGCGGGATGTTCGAGGAGGACTGCGAGGTCTGGGACTCCGCCGGCCGCCTCGTCGCCCAGAGCCGGCAGCTCGCGATGCAGCCGCGCGCCTGA
- the mshB gene encoding N-acetyl-1-D-myo-inositol-2-amino-2-deoxy-alpha-D-glucopyranoside deacetylase has protein sequence MTDHRMLLVHAHPDDECINNGATMARYVDEGVGVTLVTCTAGEMGEVLVPELSYLAYEEKGGLGEHRRGELDEAMTVIGVTDHRFLGGFGRFHDSGMAWHEEGHAIPAEEIPDNAFWNADLTEAADELVKVIREVRPQVLVTYDQFGGYGHPDHIQAHRVAMYAAQLAAVPSYRLELGEPHDIAKIYWTAMSESRMRESLRELRESGDTETFKGMEPDGKLPPFVTPDELISARVDGRATVQRKMDALAKHATQVEQDGHFFSGAESGHSWWAEEYYRLARGTAGTTGADGFEEDLFAGL, from the coding sequence ATGACCGACCACCGCATGCTGCTCGTCCACGCCCACCCCGACGACGAGTGCATCAACAACGGCGCCACCATGGCGCGCTACGTCGACGAGGGTGTCGGCGTCACCCTCGTGACCTGCACCGCCGGCGAGATGGGCGAGGTGCTCGTGCCCGAGCTCTCCTACCTCGCCTACGAGGAGAAGGGCGGGCTCGGGGAGCACCGCCGCGGCGAGCTGGACGAGGCGATGACGGTCATCGGCGTCACCGACCACCGCTTCCTCGGCGGCTTCGGCCGCTTCCACGACTCGGGCATGGCGTGGCACGAGGAGGGACACGCGATCCCCGCCGAGGAGATCCCCGACAACGCCTTCTGGAACGCCGACCTCACCGAGGCGGCCGACGAGCTGGTGAAGGTCATCCGCGAGGTGCGGCCGCAGGTGCTCGTCACCTACGACCAGTTCGGCGGCTACGGCCACCCCGACCACATCCAGGCCCACCGCGTCGCGATGTACGCCGCCCAGCTGGCGGCCGTGCCGTCCTACCGGCTCGAGCTCGGCGAGCCGCACGACATCGCCAAGATCTACTGGACCGCGATGAGCGAGTCGCGGATGCGCGAGAGCCTGCGCGAGCTCCGGGAGTCCGGCGACACCGAGACCTTCAAGGGCATGGAGCCCGACGGCAAGCTGCCGCCGTTCGTGACGCCCGACGAGCTGATCAGCGCGCGCGTCGACGGCAGGGCCACTGTCCAGCGGAAGATGGACGCACTCGCCAAGCACGCGACCCAGGTCGAGCAGGACGGCCACTTCTTCTCCGGTGCCGAGAGCGGCCACTCGTGGTGGGCGGAGGAGTACTACCGCCTGGCGCGGGGCACCGCCGGCACGACGGGCGCGGACGGGTTCGAGGAGGACCTGTTCGCGGGCCTGTGA
- a CDS encoding VanW family protein, translating into MPKNQTSDAQPREKAGAKVVLWLLLGLVVLFGGLYVAAHYVAGDKVPRNTTVAGVRIGGHPQDEAAERLRAGLADRVARDIATTVDGEQVAVDPAQAGLSVDYQSSVAEAGGEESWDPVRLWNYFTGGEAFDAEVEVDEPTYNAFLTGLDEQYGATARDGAIAFAGERIETTKARAGRALDPSDTLTALRGAFLDEDPDDVALAMAEVQPDIDASDVQEALDGFASRAVAAPVTLTFEGSNVKVFPADYTAALTLVPTNGELVPTLDPAKLNEVVGARITQGAPVDATVTLVDGRPQVVPAKPGVTFDPAELEAGFLGAVAKPQGERTLALTATVAKPDFTTKEARALQVRERVSTFTTYFPYAEYRNVNIGRAAALIDGTLLKPGETFSLNDTVGERTEANGFTKGYVINDGILVQDLGGGVSQMATTLFNGMFFAGLEDVEHKPHSFYIDRYPIGREATVAWGAVDLQFRNDTPYGVLIDTSFTNSTPSSSGAVTVTMYSTKYWDITTTTGERHNLTPHKTRRIDSLTCHENEGFGGFDIDVVRYFQPVGENTEARDDEVFSTTYTPSDTVICTNPDAVDE; encoded by the coding sequence GTGCCGAAGAACCAGACCAGTGACGCGCAGCCCCGCGAGAAGGCGGGCGCCAAGGTCGTGCTGTGGCTGCTCCTCGGGCTCGTGGTGCTGTTCGGCGGGCTCTACGTCGCCGCGCACTACGTCGCCGGCGACAAGGTCCCGCGCAACACGACCGTCGCCGGTGTCCGCATCGGCGGGCACCCCCAGGACGAGGCCGCCGAGCGGCTCCGCGCCGGGCTCGCCGACCGGGTCGCGCGCGACATCGCGACGACCGTCGACGGCGAGCAGGTGGCCGTCGACCCCGCCCAGGCCGGCCTCTCGGTCGACTACCAGTCCTCGGTGGCCGAGGCCGGGGGCGAGGAGAGCTGGGACCCGGTCCGGCTCTGGAACTACTTCACCGGTGGTGAGGCCTTCGACGCCGAGGTCGAGGTCGACGAGCCCACCTACAACGCGTTCCTGACCGGTCTCGACGAGCAGTACGGCGCCACGGCTCGCGACGGGGCGATCGCCTTCGCCGGCGAGCGGATCGAGACCACCAAGGCCCGCGCAGGCCGGGCGCTCGACCCCAGCGACACGCTCACCGCGCTGCGGGGTGCGTTCCTCGACGAGGACCCTGACGACGTCGCCCTCGCGATGGCCGAGGTGCAGCCCGACATCGACGCCTCCGACGTCCAGGAGGCCCTCGACGGCTTCGCGTCCCGGGCGGTCGCAGCGCCGGTGACGCTGACGTTCGAGGGCTCGAACGTCAAGGTGTTCCCGGCCGACTACACGGCCGCCCTCACCCTGGTCCCGACCAACGGCGAGCTCGTGCCGACCCTCGACCCCGCGAAGCTCAACGAGGTCGTCGGCGCCCGGATCACGCAGGGCGCACCGGTCGACGCCACCGTCACGCTGGTGGACGGCCGACCGCAGGTCGTCCCGGCCAAGCCTGGTGTCACCTTCGACCCCGCCGAGCTCGAGGCCGGCTTCCTCGGCGCCGTCGCCAAGCCGCAGGGCGAGCGGACCCTGGCCCTCACCGCCACGGTGGCCAAGCCCGACTTCACCACCAAGGAGGCCCGCGCGCTGCAGGTCCGCGAGCGGGTCTCGACCTTCACGACCTACTTCCCCTACGCGGAGTACCGCAACGTCAACATCGGTCGTGCCGCGGCGCTCATCGACGGCACGCTGCTCAAGCCCGGCGAGACCTTCTCCCTCAACGACACCGTCGGCGAGCGCACCGAGGCCAACGGCTTCACCAAGGGCTACGTCATCAACGACGGCATCCTCGTGCAGGACCTCGGCGGCGGCGTCTCGCAGATGGCTACCACCTTGTTCAACGGCATGTTCTTCGCCGGGCTCGAGGACGTCGAGCACAAGCCGCACTCGTTCTACATCGACCGCTACCCGATCGGGCGCGAGGCGACCGTCGCGTGGGGCGCCGTCGACCTGCAGTTCCGCAACGACACCCCCTACGGCGTGCTGATCGACACCTCGTTCACCAACTCGACGCCGTCGTCCTCCGGTGCCGTGACCGTCACCATGTACTCCACGAAGTACTGGGACATCACCACCACCACCGGCGAGCGGCACAACCTCACGCCGCACAAGACCCGGCGCATCGACTCGCTGACCTGCCACGAGAACGAGGGCTTCGGCGGCTTCGACATCGACGTGGTGCGCTACTTCCAGCCGGTCGGTGAGAACACCGAGGCGCGTGACGACGAGGTCTTCAGCACGACCTACACCCCCAGCGACACGGTGATCTGCACCAACCCCGACGCGGTCGACGAGTAG
- the aspS gene encoding aspartate--tRNA(Asn) ligase, with protein MTTPPRTLCSHLPAATPGTAVTLEGWVHRRRELARITFVVLRDRSGLAQVVLPAGTPVPPEETTVRVTGTATANEQAPGGTEVTDAVLEPLTEPAATSPAELWRPSLDVSLPTLLEHAPVLWRHPAQRARWQLAAASLRGFRSTLDGLGFTEVTTPKVVGTATESGANVFPVDWFGRPAYLAQSPQFYKQQLVGVFERVYEVGPVFRAEPHDTVRHLAEYRSLDVELGFIRDHREVLAVLRDVLAGMVEAAASEEAAVASTGASLPVVPDEIPVIHFADALALVGAPADEPDLAPEHERALGAWALAEHGSDFLAVEGYPMAKRPFYTHPQPGDQRWSNSFDLLFRGLELVTGGQRLHRASDYECAIRERGEDPVSYDAYLQAFRHGMPPHGGFAIGLERWVARLVRVANIREVTLFPRDLNRLVP; from the coding sequence ATGACCACCCCACCGAGAACGCTCTGCTCCCACCTGCCGGCCGCCACGCCCGGCACCGCCGTCACGCTCGAGGGGTGGGTGCACCGCAGGCGCGAGCTGGCGCGCATCACCTTCGTGGTCCTGCGCGACCGCAGCGGGTTGGCCCAGGTCGTCCTGCCCGCCGGCACGCCTGTGCCGCCGGAGGAGACGACCGTCCGGGTCACCGGCACGGCGACCGCGAACGAGCAGGCACCCGGCGGCACGGAGGTCACCGACGCCGTCCTCGAGCCGCTCACCGAGCCGGCCGCGACCTCCCCGGCCGAGCTCTGGCGCCCCTCGCTGGACGTCTCCCTCCCCACGCTGCTCGAGCACGCCCCGGTCCTGTGGCGCCACCCGGCCCAGCGTGCCCGCTGGCAGCTCGCCGCCGCGTCGCTGCGCGGCTTCCGCTCCACGCTCGACGGACTCGGGTTCACCGAGGTCACCACGCCCAAGGTGGTGGGTACGGCGACCGAGTCGGGGGCGAACGTGTTCCCGGTCGACTGGTTCGGGCGGCCGGCGTACCTCGCCCAGAGCCCGCAGTTCTACAAGCAGCAGCTGGTCGGCGTCTTCGAGCGGGTCTACGAGGTCGGACCGGTGTTCCGCGCCGAGCCGCACGACACCGTCCGCCACCTCGCCGAGTACCGCTCGCTCGACGTCGAGCTCGGCTTCATCCGCGACCACCGCGAGGTGCTGGCGGTGCTGCGGGACGTGCTCGCCGGCATGGTCGAGGCGGCCGCGTCCGAGGAGGCGGCGGTCGCCAGCACGGGCGCGTCGCTGCCGGTGGTCCCCGACGAGATCCCGGTCATCCACTTCGCCGACGCGCTCGCGCTCGTCGGGGCACCGGCCGACGAGCCGGACCTGGCGCCCGAGCACGAGCGCGCACTCGGCGCCTGGGCGCTCGCGGAGCACGGCAGCGACTTCCTCGCGGTCGAGGGCTACCCGATGGCCAAGCGGCCGTTCTACACGCACCCGCAGCCGGGCGACCAGCGCTGGTCGAACTCCTTCGACCTGCTCTTCCGCGGGCTGGAGCTGGTCACGGGAGGACAGCGGCTGCACCGGGCGTCGGACTACGAGTGCGCGATCCGCGAACGCGGCGAGGACCCGGTGTCGTACGACGCCTACCTGCAGGCGTTCCGGCACGGGATGCCGCCGCACGGCGGGTTCGCCATCGGTCTCGAGCGGTGGGTCGCCCGGCTCGTCCGGGTGGCCAACATCCGGGAGGTCACGCTCTTCCCGCGCGACCTGAACCGGCTGGTGCCGTAG
- a CDS encoding tryptophan-rich sensory protein: MSTAQRSTAPAATGADRGRQVGVTVAEVFCIVGTLVGVGVIGTRVAESSGGALSADATLLAPLGPAFSIWSVVYAGLAAYTLWQWLPSSSTDPRARSTGWLAAASMVLNAGWLLVTQQGWLWASVVVILALVVVLGVLVQRLADLGPAPSLVQRVVVDGTFGLYLGWVAVATCANITATLVAEGVETSGLVGELVAALVIAVVVVVAAVVVARTGPRWSVAAAAAWGLAWIAVGRLTDEPASTLVGVVAAIAAVAVLGLTARAARRGEENRSQQAADPT; this comes from the coding sequence GTGAGCACCGCGCAGCGCAGCACCGCACCCGCAGCGACCGGAGCCGACCGCGGCCGCCAGGTCGGCGTCACGGTCGCCGAGGTGTTCTGCATCGTCGGCACTCTCGTCGGCGTCGGCGTGATCGGCACCCGCGTCGCGGAGAGCTCGGGCGGCGCGCTCTCCGCCGACGCCACCCTGCTCGCCCCGCTCGGTCCGGCCTTCTCGATCTGGTCGGTGGTGTACGCCGGACTGGCCGCCTACACGCTCTGGCAGTGGCTGCCCTCGTCGAGCACCGACCCGCGCGCCCGCAGCACCGGGTGGCTCGCTGCCGCCTCCATGGTGCTGAACGCCGGCTGGCTGCTGGTCACCCAGCAGGGCTGGCTGTGGGCGAGCGTCGTGGTGATCCTCGCCCTCGTCGTCGTCCTCGGCGTGCTCGTCCAGCGCCTGGCCGACCTCGGCCCCGCTCCCTCCCTGGTGCAACGCGTCGTGGTCGACGGCACCTTCGGTCTCTACCTGGGCTGGGTCGCGGTGGCGACGTGCGCCAACATCACCGCCACCCTCGTCGCGGAAGGTGTCGAGACCTCGGGCCTGGTGGGCGAGCTGGTCGCAGCCCTGGTCATCGCCGTCGTCGTGGTGGTCGCGGCGGTCGTCGTGGCCCGCACCGGACCGCGGTGGAGCGTCGCCGCGGCCGCGGCCTGGGGCCTGGCCTGGATCGCCGTCGGCCGGCTCACCGACGAGCCGGCGTCCACCCTCGTGGGTGTCGTCGCGGCGATCGCAGCCGTGGCCGTGCTCGGGCTGACCGCCCGGGCCGCTCGACGTGGTGAGGAAAACCGGTCGCAGCAGGCCGCAGACCCGACCTAG